The following DNA comes from Hordeum vulgare subsp. vulgare chromosome 3H, MorexV3_pseudomolecules_assembly, whole genome shotgun sequence.
CATTGTCGGCGAGCGTCAAGGAGGACCCACCGTCCCCGCCGAGCCACCACGTGAGGCGCGATGACACGTCCCCGCTCCGGCGGGTCAAGGGCGAATCTTCTCACCCTATCGCAACCGCGGAGTCCAGATCTGACGTCTGGTCAAGAACGAGCCGACATTGCCCCGGCGCAAAAGCTGTAAAATTTAACAGGCCGCGAGTAGCACTCCAGCAGTGATGCTAAATTACAGCACGCGTGCCCAGCACAAACATATTGTTCACTCAAACATAGAACCAAGAAGATCAAAGATACaaaaaaataaatcaacaataaatagttcaATTATTATTCCAAGTAAAACAAATAGTTAATGAAAAATACAATAAATAGTTCATGAATTATGCAACAAATAGTTTATTTtcaatacaacaaatagttcCTATAATTAACACCAACTCATACGTTGCCCATTGAACGACCATGCAGCACTCCTCGACTAGATCCTTTTAGAGTTCATCATGCATTTCGGCACGTCGAATGGCAACGATAGGAGGCAACACAGCGGGCCACCCTTGCACCGCTCCTACGCACTAGCATGGGTCTTCCCATCAACTCTTACGGAGAATTGTCTAAATCTTGTCCACATTCATTACCGATGATCATGTTATGCTTGATCACACAAGCATTTATGAAAAACCCGATCATGCCTTGCAAGTTTCTTCGCAATGTGTTTAAACAACTCGATGCTCATCCTAAAACGGCGCCAGAAGTATGATGCGGAGAATGTGGGATTTTCCATAAAATAGCTCCTCATTaatctgttatgggcatcaatcctTTCCCTCCATAATTTTTTACAATAAAAAACCGAACCATTGTGTTTCGGTTTTTTATCGACGTGGATAGTTTGGATTATTAAGATTTCCTTCTCCTCTTGAAGATCGAATTCTCCATCGGAAGAATAATAGGAAGAACCCATCCGCAAACATGAATTACAACTAATTCAAAACTACAAGCAACATACATCAAATTCATCTACAAATATAAAGCTAAGCACTATATACCTTGTAAGTATTTTGTCAAACACATTGTGGGCAACGTGGTGCAAATGGCCGTTAGACGCTGTCTTTCGGAGGAACCGAGCGCTCAAGGGACGGCGACGAGGAGAGTAGATAGAGGAATCAGCGGCGGCTGCTTGGAGCAGCAGGGGATCTGCAGCGCGCTGGGGAGAGGTGTGGGAAACGCTGACAGCAGGAGTGGGCGGAGGCGCCGGCGTCAGGAGGTTTTAGATCCGACTGTTGATGGTTCGCAcgtgattttatttttatgcagCGCGTTGAAACGGACACATCAAATAAACCACTCGATGTAGTTTTTCCCAGCGTGCTGACGTTCTTTTACCGTGCGCGGCATTTTTTACACGGCTGTTTGGGAGTTGCTTTCATCAGCGCGTTATATATCCTGTTTTTTTAGGCGCGCTTCTTGTTTAGCGCCTTCAGATGCTTGATGAAGCAGCATAAACTTTGGGAATAAGACAAAACTACATAGAAGTGGCAAAGTTGCAATCCTCATTCCAAATAGAGAAAAGGTTGGTGTAATCTAAGCGGAAGCCCATGCCCCTGCCCCTCGTTTTCCCACTTAGGCATCTGCCTCTCTTTCTTTATAAATACCGACAACTAGTCTCTCCATTCTCACCAACTaaggcgtgagagagagagagagagagtctctGCTCGGATCCTTCCTCTGTGGTCGCCAAGGCCAAGGTGAATGCttcttcccttcccttcccttccttACTTAAATATTGAAGAGAGTTATCTAGTTAATTAATGAAAAACTGAACCAAAACCATCACAAACAGCTAAGCGGCACACACATAAAACTTCACCCATACGTCAACATACAGGGCCTCAACAACCTAGCACTCCGGCGTCATGGTTATCATTTCTCCCCAATATGCGTCATCGTCCTCTCTAATCTTCGAGCAAGCGACTTCGACTTCATCGGATACCATCGTCGACCCAAGCCACACGGTAGATGTTATGTGTAAACGCAAGAAGACCCATTCGCAAACTCAGCCCCCTACATGAAAGCGGCgcagttattattttatttcgtgTCTGTATGCAATCGAATCCTAGTGTCTTGTATCCTTCCGTCTCTCCCTTTGACTTTTTTTGGTTGTATTTTTTTTCAGGTGTACCGCGTACATCATGTCTCGTGATCCAGTTGATTTAAGTCCAGGGCAGCTTCATAAGCTAGCTGATTTGATCCACCGACAAGAAGTGCAGAAGCTTCTAGAGCTCGAGTTCCAGTCATACGCGGAGCAGCAAAAGTACCTCAACGATGCGAAAGATGCCCGTGATAAGGTGTACCATGTCCTTGACAGTGCACAGGACATGATAAAACAAACCGAGGACCCCGCCAAGCAATCTATTGCCAAGGATGTGTATGACTACTGCACCAAGGCCATCGGAACATCCCTCCAATTCATCCGTAGTTACAACACCCGTCTCACCTACCTTGACAAGCTCAAGACCCACAGTGAAGACCTCATCAAACAGCTAAAGTGGCTCAATCCAGCCACCCAACAGAAGGAAGCTCAGCGCCTTGCTCTTGAGGCCGGCATGTATAAGAAAGCTGCGCTTGATAATGccaaaaagtttcagcattttgtaCCAAATCAATTCTCAAAATGGCTCAAGGAGAGTAAAATCTTGTTTGAGGATCTTGTGCAAGAGTATGTccctacatcatcatcatcatcatcatcaccatcatcattatAATTATTAGTAGTAttattgatgttgttattgttatttctattgctattgttattattattgctattattattgttattattattgctattattACTattttactattattattattattattaacaTTACAATTTCACACGATGGGAATTCAAAACAAAATTCATAATAATTTATCCCAAAACTGTTGGattaaacaaaattttcctatgcacatgcaatacctatccatgatgatgatcatctacgagaggggagagtgaatctacatacccttgtagatcgctaagcggaagcgtatataacgcggttgatgtagtgaaacatcttcacgatccaaatcgcagcccgtcccacgatctcaacaCGATcagtcctgcgatcccatcacgatccatcccgatctagtgccgaacgaacggcacctccgcgttcagtacacgtacatCTAGGTGACGATCTCCATCttcacagtcctgggacacacagtcccgggacacacagttcctacagtattctccttgagctaacactagtggaaaacgggcctttggccgggaccctttagtcccggcctgcctctgggccgggactaaaacctcgagggaggcattgcgatttgggacgaagtgggcctttagtcccggcccgtaaggagcctttagtcccggttcgtgtcccaaaccgggactaaagggctacgcggcgtggagcccgcatgtgcgccacctttagtcccggtttgtgtctcaaaccgggactaaagtcctctgcctatatatatatagcacaacccccctctcccctcttccttgcatttttcttggatggaggattgtgggtgtgtgctagctctccacttttttttatgcactagaggtgtttgttgaaatgtgtgttagagcgatgccgcttcagttcaccgaacacaaataCAATattagatgcctgagccacgcttaaacctcttcctctttatttctacttattctaaaaggttagcaactatatttcctcgtttagaccgtgcggtactaatttttagaatCGTGATTGTAttggatatactgtcgtataacacagatgagccatccatggatgtacggtgatcgacgcacagccgcttacagagaaggcgtgcattcttttcgagatgcagccgatgcgaacaagcatggtggtggctctatgttttgtccatgtgttgaatgtcggaatgagaaggattacacttcctcaagagtcattcagaggcacctgcttcggtccggttttatgtcgggctataatgtttggaccaagcacggagaaagaggggttatgatggaagacggcgatgaagaagaagagaacgatgatgacaactaccgatctatgttccctgagtatgctgataccgcaatggaagacaatgaagaagaagatcaggatgaagaacgggaaccagatgagcccgctgatgatcttggccgggtcatttctgatgcacggcgaggttgcgacacagaaaaggagaggttgcagttccagcagatgttacaggaccacaacaaattgttgtacccaacttgtgaagatggccagaagaagctgggtagcacactggaattgctgaattggatggcagagaccggtgtgactgactcgtcattcgaaaagttgctggtactgatgaagaagatgcttccaagaaagaacgaattgcccgccagcatgtacgaagcaaagaagcttgtctgccatcaaggattagacgtgcagaagatacatgcatgccctaatgactgcatcctctaccgcggtgagaagtatgagaatatggataaatgcccggtatgcactgcattgcggtataagatcagaaaagatgaccctggtgatattgagggcgagccacccaggaagagggttcctgccaaagtgatgtggtatgctcctataataccacggttgaaacgtctgttcagaaataaagatcatgcgaagttgttgtgatggcacatggaagatcgtatgaaagacgataagttgaggcacaccgctgatggtcggcagtggagaaaaatcgagagagagttcccgagatttgcagctaacgcaaggaacttatggttaggtctgagtacagatggcatgaatccttttgggaagcagagttgcagtcacagcacctggcccgttactctatgtatctacaaccttcctccttggttgtgcatgaagcggaagttcattatgatgccactgcttatccaaggtccaaagcaacccggcaacgatattgatgtgtacctaaggccattagttgatgaacttttacagctgtgggccgaaccaggtgtacgtgtgtgggacgagcacaaacaagaggaatttgaccttcgagctttgcttttcgtaaccatcaatgattggcctgctcttagtaatatttcaggacagtcaaacaagggatacaatgcatgcacgcactgtttggatcagacagaaagtatatatctggacaaatgtaggaagaatgtgtacccgtacaatcatcgttttcttccgcccaagcatcccttaaagaaaaaaggcaagcatttcaatggcaaggtagaaccccgggggaagcctgtcatccgtactggtgctgaagtatttgatatggtcaaagatttaaaagtaatctttggaaagggtcctggcagccaacctgttcctaacggccctgataagcgtgtatccatgtggaagaagaaatctatattttgggagctaccctacttggaagtccatgaggtccgctcggcaatcgacgtgatgcacctgacgaagaatctcggcgttaatattctaggcttcctgggcttgtatgggaagtcaaaagatacacgggaaggacgggaggaccaggaacgtcataaaggaagagatggcatgcatccacggcagtttcaagggcgtgccagctacgctcttactatggAAGAGAAGAAAATCTTCTTTGAAATCCTTtttagtatcaaggtcccgactggcttctcgtcgaatataaagggaatcgtaaatatgaaagacaaaaaattccaaaacctaaagtctcatgactgccacgtgcttatgacgcaattgcttccggttgcattgaggggaattctaccggaaaatgttcgcctggcaattatgaaggtatgtgcattcctcaatgcaatttctcagaaggtaatcgatcgagaaagtctatcagggttacagattgatgtggtccaatgtctggtcagctttgagttgttgttcccgccatccttcttcaatataattacacacctcctagttcacctagtcgaagagattagaattctcggtcctgtgctttgacacaatatgttccccttcgagaggttcatgggagtcttaaagaaatatgttcgtaaccatgctaggccagaaggaagcatctccaagggctatggaacagaggaggtcattgagttttgtgtggactttcttcctgaccttaagccgattggtgttcctgaatctcggtatgagggtaggctaacaggaaaaggcacactaggaaggaaagcaaacgtatgtatggacgggcattctttctctcaagcacactacacagttctacacaattccaccgtggtggctccgtatatcgtgagacacaagaatattctacgctcagaAAACCCggcgaaggctgactcttggattaaaggggaacacgagaagactttcgacagttggttgcagacacatctcatgaatgacgagaaCTCAAGTGCACATGCATTCTAGCAACAGTTTAGTACCATCGGTAGGTGGTTCCTCCTTAATGCCGCCCATCTTGGCACAGGTACTTCCGCGATTTGAGCCAATGTCAGTTCTTCCACCAAGGGAATGAGCAATGCTCTCTTTGTGAAGGAGATGGACTGTCACTATGAATCTTCTCTGCTTAACATTTGTCATTGGTTGAAAGAGACAGATATCACCCACCCTAATATGAATGTCATGCACAAACCTTCCTAAATAAAGGGTGCGCCGACCTGCATTACACATGCCAGATGCCCTGATATGAAACTTGCACTTCCAATTCTTGTCCTTCCTAGGCAGCTGGAGTATGATAGTTGCATATTCACATGGAAAGTATTTGATTGCATAATCCTTCTTTATGGTCTAATCGAAAAAAGGAAGAAACTTAACCTGAAAATTCCTTAGAAGTATAAGATACTGCAGGGGTATTTTCTGATTTATAATTATGGGACGAGCCTTCCTTCAGGCATCCATGGGAATCTTGTCCTTTGCCTCACGACGACTGAGTAGTGCCATCAGTGCTCATTTTGTGAAGAATATGCACTTTCACTATGAATCTTCTCTGCTTAACATTTGTCATTGGTTGGAAGAGGCAGATATCACCTGCTCTAACATGATTGTCACAGGCAAAGTTTCCGAAATAGAGGCTGCACCGACCTACAGCACACACGCCGGATGGCCTGATGCGGAATGTGCATTTCCGGTCCTGATTCTTCCCAGGCACCTGGAGTATGACAATTGTATATTCACGTGGAAAGCGCTCGAGTGCATAATCCTTCTATATTACCTAATTGAAAAAAGGAAGAATATGCGATTGTGATACTGTTAAGCTTGTTATATCTGATAGCTTATGTATTAAAGAGTTAAGAAGCTAATGCTGTCACTACGAATCTTCTCTACTTGTTATATCTGATATGCATTTCGTTGCAAACATATCCTTCAGAATTTTGAGTTAGATCGAAAACGTTGTCCGACTTAAATAACAAGATAATGTGAGTAGGTAAAATTTACATACCAGATCAGCATACCGTTGTACGTTTGACCATGGCTCGTGGGTGCTAGGACTGAATGTTTTGTACTCTGATAAGAAAATAGGACCGGAGCTGTTGTTGAAATAGAGAATTTCTGTGCAATGAGTCGTGAATTCGTGATCAAATTTGTGGTTCGCAAAGGAATATATGCTGGATGTATGTAGTATAGCAGTGTTTACCCACAATCCATTGGGGATTGGCCTAA
Coding sequences within:
- the LOC123441253 gene encoding uncharacterized protein LOC123441253, with amino-acid sequence MSRDPVDLSPGQLHKLADLIHRQEVQKLLELEFQSYAEQQKYLNDAKDARDKVYHVLDSAQDMIKQTEDPAKQSIAKDVYDYCTKAIGTSLQFIRSYNTRLTYLDKLKTHSEDLIKQLKWLNPATQQKEAQRLALEAGMYKKAALDNAKKFQHFVPNQFSKWLKESKILFEDLVQEYVPTSSSSSSSPSSL